One genomic window of Magnolia sinica isolate HGM2019 chromosome 3, MsV1, whole genome shotgun sequence includes the following:
- the LOC131241151 gene encoding pentatricopeptide repeat-containing protein At2g33760, whose translation MEVPEAHRTICFSSSSHSPTYQALLQAGPHLRPLKQVHARMIVSGLHRSRALITKLLALTCTAGSIGYSRLLLFSVPNPDSFLFNSLIKASSKSGFSSDAIFFYQRMLLTQLGPSNFTFTSVVKACADLSALEIGRVVHSHSLACGFDSDCFVQAAFISLYAKSGDLGTARKVFDRMPERTIVAWNAMISGYEQNGLGKEAVELFYQMRDAGIKPDSATLVSLLSACSHLGHLSLGQWVNDYIVDHGLDVNVILGTSLINMYSRCGNVSKARETFDGMIERNVIAWTAMISGYGMHGFGDEAVELFHRMRAAGPRPNDITFVAVLSACAHAGLVREGCEAFACMEQDYGLLPRVEHHVCMVDMFGRAGFLDEAIQFIRKSICGEPAAAVWTAMLGACKMHKDFDLGVEVAERLQSIEPENPGHYVLLSNIFALAGRMDQVEMVRNMMIRKGLKKQVGYSLIEIDHVAHMFRMGDISHPQTEEIYGYLEELVSRMREAGYVPETESVMHDLEEEEREFALRFHSEKLAIAFGLMNTGGGTLIRIVKNLRMCSDCHLAIKFISIVACREIIVRDKHRFHHFKEGSCSCQDYW comes from the coding sequence ATGGAAGTGCCTGAAGCACACCGAACAAtctgtttctcttcttcttcacatTCCCCAACCTACCAAGCTCTCTTACAAGCTGGGCCCCACCTCCGTCCCCTCAAGCAAGTCCACGCCCGCATGATCGTATCCGGCCTCCACCGTAGCCGGGCCCTCATTACCAAACTCCTCGCCCTAACCTGCACTGCCGGCTCCATCGGCTACTCTCGCCTCCTCCTTTTCTCCGTCCCGAATCCCGACTCGTTCCTTTTCAATTCCCTCATCAAAGCCTCTTCCAAATCAGGCTTCTCCTCGGACGCCATCTTCTTCTACCAACGCATGCTCCTCACCCAGCTCGGTCCTTCTAATTTCACGTTCACGTCCGTCGTCAAGGCGTGCGCCGACCTGTCGGCTCTGGAAATTGGCAGGGTCGTGCATTCGCACTCGTTGGCTTGTGGGTTCGACTCAGATTGCTTCGTTCAAGCCGCTTTCATTTCTTTATATGCAAAATCCGGTGATTTGGGGACTGCACGGAAGGTGTTCGATAGAATGCCTGAAAGGACGATCGTAGCTTGGAATGCAATGATTTCAGGTTACGAGCAAAACGGGCTTGGTAAGGAAGCTGTGGAGCTGTTTTATCAGATGCGGGATGCGGGGATCAAACCCGATTCGGCCACGCTGGTGAGCCTGCTATCTGCTTGTTCTCACTTGGGTCACCTTAGTTTAGGCCAATGGGTGAATGATTATATCGTTGATCATGGTTTGGATGTTAATGTAATTCTAGGTACTTCTTTgataaacatgtattctagatgtGGGAACGTGTCCAAAGCGCGAGAGACTTTTGATGGAATGATTGAGAGGAATGTCATCGCTTGGACGGCCATGATTTCTGGATATGGAATGCATGGCTTTGGAGATGAAGCTGTTGAGCTCTTTCATCGGATGAGAGCTGCTGGACCGCGGCCGAATGACATCACATTCGTCGCAGTCCTATCTGCGTGTGCCCATGCAGGACTGGTGAGGGAAGGGTGCGAGGCATTTGCATGTATGGAGCAAGACTATGGGTTGCTGCCGAGAGTGGAGCATCATGTTTGCATGGTCGATATGTTTGGCCGTGCTGGATTTCTCGATGAAGCAATTCAATTCATCAGAAAATCGATATGTGGAGAGCCAGCAGCGGCTGTATGGACTGCAATGCTTGGGGCATGCAAGATGCATAAGGATTTCGATCTTGGAGTGGAAGTCGCTGAACGTCTTCAATCGATAGAGCCTGAGAATCCTGGCCATTATGTGTTGCTTTCAAACATATTTGCATTGGCCGGTAGGATGGATCAGGTCGAAATGGTTAGAAACATGATGATACGCAAAGGATTGAAGAAGCAAGTTGGGTACAGCTTGATAGagattgatcatgtggcccataTGTTTCGCATGGGTGATATATCACATCCGCAAACGGAAGAGATCTACGGTTACCTGGAGGAGTTGGTTTCGAGGATGAGAGAAGCGGGATACGTCCCTGAAACAGAGTCTGTGATGCATGATTTggaggaagaggagagagaattCGCACTCAGATTCCACAGCGAGAAGCTGGCAATAGCATTTGGCCTGATGAACACTGGCGGTGGGACCTTGATCAGGATCGTTAAGAACCTCCGGATGTGTAGCGATTGCCATTTGGCAATTAAGTTCATCTCCATCGTTGCATGTAGAGAGATCATCGTCAGAGACAAGCATCGTTTCCACCATTTCAAAGAGGGTTCCTGTTCTTGCCAAGATTACTGGTGA